The sequence CCTCGATGACTTCACAGACATCCTTGTTGTTCTCGACCACGAGTACTCTGGTCTTCTCACTTGTCAAACTTAGTCCCCCCATATCCCGTACATCTTGAGTCCGTTCTATACATCGGGATTCATAGTTTCTCCGGAGACCATCAAACTCCTCCCTAAGATGCCGGAGTTGTCACAACATTTGCTTATGTTTATCGAGACAAAGCCTCGCTTCGGCATCGATGTTTCCCAGAATTCATCGACGCCGAAGCACATATTAGTGTTGTATGCCATCATTGGACTTAACTCCGCGAAAAAGAGAATGCCCTCAGCGGAATCCGCTGAGGGTATTGCACAATAGTGGCGCGCCTAGCAGGAATCGAACCTGCGCACCCGGCTCCGGAGGCCGGTGCTCTATCCCCTGAGCTATAGGCGCATCTCAAAGTCGCTCAACTGCATTATACGCTCAGCGCCGTCCGGGTGCAATAGGCCGCCTTGCCTCTTCTCTCCTCGCCTCATACCTGCGTTACTGCCACGCCCATCATCCCAGGCCCGCCGTGGACGGCCATGGAGCCTCCCATTTCGCACAGGTACGCGGTCTCGAATGAGATGCTTCTGCTCACCTGTTCCAGCAGAGACCTGGCATCTTCTAGAGCGTTCGTGTGCATCACGGCGATCCTCTTCGCGTGTCCATTGCAGGCCACGGCGGCGAGATCCACAACTCGTCTCACTGAGGCCGGAAATGTGCGTACGCGTTCTATCGCCTCGACCAGCCCATCTCTGGTAGACAGTATCGGCTTGATTGAGAGAAGTGATGCAACCATGGCCTGCACCTGCTGCACACGGCCGCACCTGCGTAGATACTTGAGCGTGGGGAGAGTCACGAAAACGCTTGTCGAGTCCATTCCCCGCTTGATTATGTCCATAATCTCGCCTGCAGTCCGCCCAGCGCGCGCGGCCTCTGCGGCAGCGATCACGATCAGGCCAGTGCCCATGCTTGCCGTGTTTGTATCCACTA comes from Clostridia bacterium and encodes:
- a CDS encoding DegV family protein, which gives rise to MSRVKIVTDSSNGIPPNVIEEYGITLVPIQVQFGTESYKEGVDLSWEEFYRRLDEPVLPTTSQPAPGDFVNAYKGLVGTCDQVLSIHLTSKGSGTCQSAKLAAGMIDGVDISIVDTNTASMGTGLIVIAAAEAARAGRTAGEIMDIIKRGMDSTSVFVTLPTLKYLRRCGRVQQVQAMVASLLSIKPILSTRDGLVEAIERVRTFPASVRRVVDLAAVACNGHAKRIAVMHTNALEDARSLLEQVSRSISFETAYLCEMGGSMAVHGGPGMMGVAVTQV